The Toxotes jaculatrix isolate fToxJac2 chromosome 17, fToxJac2.pri, whole genome shotgun sequence genomic interval CTACGAAGGATAAATCTGAACAATTTATAAAGAAACCTGGCAGAGACTGCGCAGATTGTCCTTTGGTttgatgtgcacacacaaaacacactgtacGCAGATCTCAAGCAAGTTTCAAGAGTTCACAACTTATCTTACAGAATTTAATGGAAAGCAAAGGCTGCCCATAACcacaaaaatatagaatataaaaACTGTATGGAATACTGCTACAGTTCAAGTACTGTACACATGATGCCCTCAGAGCTTTGATACAACCTAAGCTAATATAATAAAATCAACCTTTTAAACTCTTATGGGTGAAGTTTAGTAGTACAGTGTATTAGgatcttatctttatttatctCACATTGTGACTCATTTACAGTGTGAGTAAATCTGTGGGCAGATTGTGGTGCTTAACTGTGGTAACCTGTGATCAGCACGCTCATTAATGATTCTACCCCACTGATGGCTTCAGTACTCAGTGGCCTGCACTGTTTTCAAACCCTTCATTTACAGTTGTAGGTAGGGGGTGTAGCTACAAGGGGGGAAgggttttacacacacaaacaaacaagcacactAGTTGCTCAGTAGATTTTTGTAGCTGTGAAGCTCTTTTCTGAAGGTGACCTTtgtaaaagacaaatgaaatttGCCAACAGAAGctgtagatttttaaaaattgtctcTGCCTTTGACAAATCACTCCCCAAAAGtggcaaagatccagtgtcacGCTCTgcactgaaaccaaaacaaatgaaattccaCTCAGATAAGTCGATGGTATGTTAAGATAGAGACTTACATAGGTGCAAAGAGAATAAGATTTCATTTTAAGTTTTCCAGATGGAGTTTCTACCCCTCTGGTCAGGGAAGTATTCAGAACccttacttcagtaaaagtagcAGTAACACTGCTCAGTTACTTAATTACAACTAAAGTCCTGCATTGGAGTCTAAATTCTAGACTAGCATGAAATAGAAATACTCAGGTAAACAAGTACGAGTACCTCAAagttgtacttaagtacagtatttgaataaatgtactttCCACCACAGGGTTAGAGAAGGATCTTCTTACCAACACTGGACATTTGACAGACAACCTAAAAGTCAATGCACTGAACTAGCGGTCGACGGCCAGTTGATTGGACACTTGGTTGAGCATTTGCATTTGTCTTATCTGGAAATGTATTGTTGCAGCAGCATTAACATTGACACTAGTTCAAACAGGTCATTAGCACAGCGGCGGCTTCATTACAGAGCACCCAGACTGTCACATGGACCGAGGAGACACCGCAAACTGAGGACACCGAGCTGCGGGTAATTAACGTCACAGACTGCTCACAAGAAAACTGCCTCAGAACTTCAACCTGCAGCAGGAAGCATAAAAGTTGTATTAATTTAAGCCCTTTGACCCTTCTGGCTTCACACGACAGTCATATACGATGAGTAAAAAGATATTGATCGATGAAAAAACCTTTCAAGCAGAGATAAGTGTTTCATGATCCTAACTATACACAATAATAATGCCTCATTAGATGCTGTCAGTGCTTTGCAGGCATGGCCTGAATCACCCTTCTAGTTtaatataaatacacaaaacacaagggCAACAGAGCTGCATCAGCTTAGCTTGCAAATGCTTATCTGCACAAAGCTCTTATCTGAAAAGTCTTCTGGCAGGAAACCAGAAATCCAGTGATAGGAAAGTGAAACACTGGGGCCTTAAATGATGTTAAGgtagtttttctttgtagtaaatagttaaacattttgggaaatacgccTCAATAGCCAGGATATGTTAATCATAACACTATAAGCTAGAAGTACTCGAACGTGTATTCTTTAACTTAGAACAGAGCCGGGAGATGTTGGTACAGTACGTGCATGTTTTTAGTCAGGCTAgttgtttctccctgtttctttctttgtactACGCTAAGCTAAcatgctgctggctgtagcttcatatttactgtgcaAACATGAGAATGGTCTCAATCATCTCATCCAACTTTAGGCGAGAAAGTAAATAACTGCCTTTCCCAAAATGTGTGCAGCACCTCCCGCAGTGTTTTGCTCTCTTTTTAGCAGAAGTTCCTTGTCACAGGatttctgttttccctccttctcaGTTCTCAGATAAGAGGGGTTTCCAGATAAGCATTTGCAAATTGATCCAGTGCAGATATGttgtcaaaacattttgtttcttgtgtGTATAGTAAACTAAAGGAGGATTTGGGCCACCACTTCAAAGTAATGACACCACTGTAGGATTATCACCGGTCTTTTAAAAATTCCttaaatttgaaaacacataGATGGTGACCACACATGATCATCTTCTCTAAAGGAGACAAGTCCTGGATATTTTGCTGTGATGAAGCTGCATCATGATCCGAAGGTCCTCTCAGTCCTTCACTCCACAGAGGAATGACCGGTATGTATGCATGGAGACGGTCAGTCAGCCACTGCttcccccctccacctcccggGTGTTCATCCACACCATTGTTCCCTCTTATTGTTTCTACTAGTGTCAATTCAGACTCTCCCCTTGGTATAGGTCATCCCTCCACTGGTCAACAGccaccacccccccacacacctcCAGGCTCAGGTCGTGGAAGGAAGGGGTGAACATCTGCTCATAGAGGAGGCCCCGCAGCCGGCAGATGGACGACAACACAGAGGTAGAGAGCTCGAGTCTCCAGCCAGGAATTCTGGAGGGAAAGGGAGACAAAAGATGAGGAGGGGACGAAGACGGGAGGCTGCAGAGCGTgtaaagaaaagaaggaggaggaggaggttgatAGAGTTTCTTGAGACACATCCTGACAGGGATCTGAGTGAGGACAGATTCAGATGCTTTTAAGCAACTGTTAACTATTGACTGTTGCTGATAACTGCTGCTGTAGATTTTTTATGcaaaaatgttattgttttttaactgagttgaatttaattttttatttcatctttttctttttagatgcTTTCAACGTTTAGCTCTTATTTGATTTGTGtagtcttttctttttgaatttgaaaagCATTTGGAGGTGTATTTTGTTAATGGAAGGCGCTTTAAATTAAGTCTGTTATTatcacttttattattattatattattattattaaattattattatcactttAAAACTTTTCATAGTACAGTAGTATGAACAGATAACTTGCTggtgaacaaaaaacaaaacaacagcataaAAGTGACAAACAAATACAGAGCTGGATGTTATGGTCAAATTCATCACTCGCTCTGTATATTAACAGCAGAATATACTCAAGACAACTCTTACTGTGCTTTGAGACCCACACATTATTTCAGGGGCTGAGCTGTTGGTGAGTGTCACTGTTTTAAAGACTTGAACATCTCATCTCTGTTCAAATGTACACGTGTGGTAAAATCTCCGCCCGGCTCACTGTGCTGTAAATCTGCACATGTGAGGCAGAGGTTTGGTGCATCTGTGTGGAGCAGCTTGTTaagtgtctgtctgttgattccaaactgaaaaaaacagcctcagtgtgAGAATTTGTGTTTGAATGCACTCAGCTGTTTAAAGCCTTTAATTAGCTGATCTTTATCTGCTCAGCCTGTTGCTGGAGGCTCAGACTCTGATCACCATCATCAGCTGCTATGATCGGGAATTCCTCAAAAAGTTTAAGTCAGAGACAAGAGGGGAGAATGGACTGCCCTTCAATGATTATATGTTTCTACATTatatgtggatttttttgtttgttttttactatGTTTTCATTTGAGTTTTCAACACAATCTTAGGCAAAAACTCCCTTATATTATAACCTGCCATTTAGCATTTAGTATCTTCTCCTAATCTTTTCTTTGTTAATGCTAAAAGTACAAAAGCAGCAATTTAGCACGGCATCAAAGGAACaataaaagcagaacaaaacacaTAGAGACGTCAGAAATGATTCAAacagatgcaaataaaaaaaaaagacaagacaaacaggaagattATCCTTACAActacacaaaacaaatgttattATATGCACAGATACATTTGAATAAATCATAACACAccataataatgtaataataacacACTGTAATGTGATTATATGCAGATACAGGGATATTTTTAGTGTTTATTTAAAGGATGTCTGGAAATAATAAATATCTATAAATTCCTGTGAGACTGTGACTAAAGTTTTACTGAGCTAAAAATTAGACAGATTTCATGCTCTGATTCGTGTTGGCTCCTCAGCTGTGCAGCCATTCTGTCATAAAACAACCAAATACTCAAATATTCACCAAAAAACAAACGAAAATCCAGCAAGAGCATGGACACCCAGAAGCACAAAATTaaagcacaacaaaaaacataacacaggataaaaacactaaaagctAAAATAACTTCTGTCCACAGAGGTGCTGACTTTGACAGGCTCTCACTCTGTTATACCTGCCTGGTTTTGTTATGTAAATGATTTTTGTGTCTCCATCTTGCTAATGAACTCATAGAAAAGAGTAATATCCTGTCTATAAATAAGCTGCTGTGGCAGTGAGACGGCCCCTTTGTCTCACTGCTAATGTGAGTGATGGGCAcacgcgtgcgtgtgtgtgtgtgtgtgtctgtgcgtatgcatgtgtgttacaTTCATCTTGAATATTGTATGGAAAGCAGTTGGCAGCAGTTGGGGTCGCCCATCTGTCGGAGGCCGTGCTGGGGCCCCGTTTCTAAAGGATCAGACAGAGAGTTATTAATCATGGATGAGGTCAGGGATTAAAAGTTAATAAGTTCAACAAGTATCAAAGGTAACGttattaaatgttaataaactcAACAATTAGCATCACTTTTCTATAATGTCCCCAATGATTGATTCTTTATTAAGGGTGGACTAACAGGTTTAAATGTCATTATTCTCTGCAGGGGTTAAACTTCCTGTTCAGGTGACATACAGCTATAAATTTATACTTTTAGAGCTGAATATTAAGACTACAGTTACTGAGACAAATAACATCCTGTAACAAATCAAATGTTTGGTGTCTTTTCAGCTCAAAGACTGTATGTATGCAGCCATTAAACATTAATGTTTTGcattgttttatgtgtttaagCATCAATGTCAAAATTAATTAACTTAAAATCAAAATCCTCCTCAAATATTTCTGAAGTCCTAAAAGAACACAGCAATGAAATAAGCATCATTAGCACATGTTTTCTACACTGAGCGGTTTTTCTTTACAGTGATTTTTATACTTGTGAGGCTCATTTCATGGAAAATTCTTGTATACTCATTAATGCTGATAATAACAGTAAttgtttaaaatgacacatCAGTTCACAAATTTCCAGATATTATGGGTAACAGCTTTTGGAAacttggaaacaaaaaaaaaaacgtggcgAATTTGCCAAACATCTATATTCACACAACAGTATGTGACAGCTGCTGCAACAGACAGCCTTGCTTCATCATTCACTTATAGTATGATGCCACCTGTTGGTCGTTTGTGGGACTGTAAGATGGGTACAACCGAAACCAGGACTACAACAAATTCTGGACTACAAAAATGGTGGCAGCTCCACAACTGATTTTTCTTAAAGACATAAGAACCcaaatatgtatatgtgtgtgtgtgtgtgtgtgtgtgtgtatacaccaTACAATATAGCTACAACAAGCAtgagtgtttattaatgtatttgctGCTATTTGCTATAATGAATGACAATATAATAAAACAGTTGCAATAATATAGAGTATGTTGttgacaaatactgtacattaagaAACACGTGATTATATCTGCTTATCGACATCATAGTGTGTTGTTTGCACtatattacatatttaaatACTCATTATACAGGATAAATAAGGGgacttataataataataataacgtgCAGTGTACTAAGAAATAGTGTCATTATCCAAACAGGAAATATGTGTCCAGCtggttttcctgttttatttcctgttataTTGACAGCAATGAGCAAGGCTGGCTtgttataataatgataatgataatgataatggttattatttttattattattatcaaacGAAAAGCATCAGAGCATCTCTGAATTAAGACATAATATGAACTGTACCTGTTCTCTTGGagctgtctctgcctcttttgtCCACCAGATGTCACCAGATGTTCAGCAGATGCAGACCCTACCTGGCAGCCTGTGTGTGGTCCTGATTGAAGTGTTCAGTCTGCtcttgtaaaaacactgaattagcTACTGTGTTCCTCATTCTTCGCACAAGTTAAAAGACAGGGAAGTGAGGTGTAATGTGCCTTTAGCTGGGCTGTCTGCACTAATTACTGTTCCCAACACTCAGCCTCCACTCAGAGTCCATCACAGGCAGCATATCTGTCTTTGTTTGGCATTTCTCCAAGGAGACGGCCGCTTTGATCTGCTGTTGCAGGCTTTGATTGTCTTCTGCTCAGCTCAAAgtaacatggacacacacaataGTCCACGACCAAGGTGGGACCAAGGTGGGACGACTGTAAACCTCATGCAGAGAGGAGTGAACACTGAGACCAGGCCTCTGTTCCAGAGCCAATAACATTTATGACACTCTGTTTAATCCCAGCAACAAGTTTGGAACATGTATGCATTAATTTACCTTTTTGACTTTCACTGTTGATGCCTGAATATTTTCTCTCCACCTGCAGCTGACACCAGCAGGTGCCTTAACAGTGaactcacagtgacacagagatGGCTGCAACACACCAAGTATATGATCACTTCAACAATTTTTTAGCTTTGTCAACACAATCTTTGTTTCAAAACACATAATAAAGAATACAGGAGAGTTACATTCAAAGAAACCAGACTGAGGCTGAGAACAACAGTCAGGCTGAATATGCAGGTTTGTCATCATTTTCCTATAAAAGGCCTGAGGAGGTGAGTGTGGGGGGTCGAGGAAGTGTGGCAGTAATATAAGCAAACAGAGAATGTGAAGGGAGGAAATGGCCTGTCCTAATAATCACAGCCCAGGAGCAGCAGTGCATTCAGCTCGCAGCGCCGGGGTGCTCGGacgctttctctgtctcctttcaaTGCAGCAGAGCCCTGCAAGCAGCGCTTTATGGACAAGCCCTGACACCCACAGGAAGTGTAAACAGAGGTCAAGTGTTAAAGTCCAACCCGCCAATTCTCACCTCCATTaaagggggaggtggaggggttATCTCCGCAGAGCCCTCAGAGCACCTGGGAAGTGGCTCCTTTAAAACACTGCAATGATTGGTTTCATAAAGCAGCAAAGGTGTAAAATTTATacatgacatttacatttttgttattaattttaaaaatccacAGCTGTAATACCTGAACACTGGTTAAAGAAGTAAAAGTTTAACTTTAAAATATCACTTATTGTGTGAGAAAATATAAACTTACCCAATTCCGGATTTATCAGCTGACCTTTGACTTATTCTCACAACATTTCAACAGTTTTGAGTTTGACATACAGGATCTGATGTACAGCTCTTCAGTAACTTGAAGTTCCAGCGATACACTCCATCATCTGAGAGACAACATCTCAAACCtgccaaataaaacaaactttgtTAGACAAATGAGGTTGTATCTGTCCACGCTCACAGTTCTGTGATACAGGAAAACGCTGGAGGTATTTTttggactgacagactgacattgccatACCTAAAGCCACACCGCTAACGTGATTTAAAAAAGTTACCCTGTCCAATTATTAAACTGTTCTCAGACAACACAGGACATAAAATGGGAAAACCAGGTAGACACCAGCAACGGACACTTCCACTTTTGTGCacaaggccaaaaaaaacgagCTCTAAATTTAACCGCCGCAGAAACAAGTCGGAAACAAGTCTTTGCCAACAGCTCTTGCAGTGATATATCCCAAAATGCTTTGCACAGATGCAATCAGGAGGGTGACAGTGTtcatgtcttcaaatgtcttgggTTTATTTTGACCAAAATGCCAAATATCTCAAAATATTTTGCTTTCACTGacacatgacaaagaaaagcaggtaATCAATCAAATCATCAGGTGAAGTTGGATGTTGCTCTATGATCAGGCCCGTGTGCAGAGTCAGACAGGTCCAATACACACACGCTCCGTTCCCAGGACAAGTCAGTGCTGTAGAGTCAACAGATACTGTTCAGAGGGAAAGTTAATCCCTCATTAAGTTGTTAATGACATGGACGGTCATTTCTGTGAGTGGATGGAGGACTTTCTGTGGCTGAGTGGCCACTCTGAGCCCAGAGGAGAGCAGCTCGTACAGTAGCACTTCACAGCACTGGTGTCGATGCTAATGGACGCGTTGCTGGAGCAGCAGTGGCTGGAGGTCCTCCCTCCTGCCtcacatgtaaatgaaaaacacacagaatctGCATAGTGACTTGCAAAAGATGCAGTTTTCAGTGCTGGAATTagttcatttctcatttcaacCATTTAGCTGAGAGCGTTAATTTAAGATTCAGATTCTGagttctgtctctgttttctgccACAGTTCATGACACTGCAGtcacatcagctgctgcacattaATGAGGTGTTCAGTATTAACTGGCAGCTGAAGACTTGAGGCTTGAGCTGTGTCACAGTTCCACACAAAACACTAACAGTATGTAACTGTACTGTGTGCTaatgtttacagttttatttaccACTGTGTTATTGTATCGTTTGCGACAAATAGTTCACCTGTAGTTAGTATCACACGTAATGCGTCTAAACCTAATGAATCTGTGAATTTACCACTGATTTTAGACTTATTCCTTAATTACTGTGTTAATCTTTGATAAGTGAAGGATCTGATCTTAATCTACAGCAGTGGCTTCAAACCTTTTCAGATTGTGGCCCTTAAGAGCAAAGTAAtgtctgtggtgtctgtgtctgagaacCACTTAAGTCCTCAACATTCATCTATGTTGAGGACTTAAGtggttctcttttttttaacaaataactGAAAGTTTCCTGTAAATTTATCTTTcttataaaatgtgattttatttctttttttacactgtATGGTCACTTTCATTCCCAGAACTGCTAATAAATTGTCAGAAAAAGCTGAATGTCAGTTTACTAATTATGCAcgacaaacattttatttgaagtTTACACCTGATTTATCTCTATCTGAACCAAtcctgtgtctttctgtcatgtTGCAACTGATTGTACAGATGTGAAAACCTCTAGAGAAACAATATTCTGCTATTCAGCTGTAGACTCTGACAACTGTACttcttttaaaatttcataTCAATAACATCAGTGCAGGCAGATAAGAAaaaatggcagagaaaaaagTAAGGGGGGAAACTTTTGCAAATTCTTGAACAATATTTCAGAGTAGCTGGTCATCACACAACGTTTCAGAGACTGTTCAGAGACTTCaacactgaagaaaaagaaacctgAGTGTTTCAGttgtgactgaagctgctgagtAAAGACACAACCACACGTTTGAGCCCACAGCAGAGCCTGGATGTGTATTGGAGCCAGACGGAGCGTACCTGCCCTTTTACTGGACTCCAATTCATAGTCAAGGTGAGGGCCAAGGCACAACAGGTCCCAGTAATGACCCCTCAGTCCCAGCAGCAAGGTGACAGAGGCAGGCCGTTCTGGATCGTTCTGTAAATGGCTTCATAAACTCATTAGCGATGGATGTGCGTGGACAGGAAAGGCCGAGATTACAGTGCCTGTTAAATGTGTCGGGCAGGTGAGAAAACGATCCCCTTTCAcctcaataataataatgatgacgGTGTTTCTCCATGCTTTTGTTTCATTCAATCATGTGTGAACTGAGCTACAAGGCGAGGCAGGACAGTTTCTCCTCTTATTTCTGTAGCtttcacctctctgtcatgtgCTGTATCTCCTGACATACAGGAACCTTATAAAATATGATATATATCATGATAGAATATACTCAGCAGTACATGTGGTTAAAATGAGTCCAACCTAATCCATCAAAAACACAGGGAATGAAATTACATCTGTTAAAgctatttttctctttttgagcTGAACATATATTGGTTAAGAAAAATGTAGGGACCTTAAAGCTTAAGTAGCTGTTTTACACACTAACACATGGATTTCTATACAGATATTTCTGTGTTCTctaataaaacatgtttttttttttgtttacacatTACAGTGTACAAAAACATCACATGTCGAGTGTGTAAAGGATGGATAGGCAAACATCTGATGTGATAAATACAGTGATACAGTGTAGTTCTGTTAATTTTCAAACTGCAGTTAGGTTCATGCAGAAAGTGGCTTTGGGAAAATCTGAACTGTTTCAGTGAAGGTGAAATCATCAGATGATTCCCAGCAGTGAAATAAATACCAAgaggtggcaaaaaaaaaaaaaaaaaaaaagtgagctgCCATCTTGGTCTGAACATGTAACCAACCTACAGATACTGAATGAATTAGTGCTGATGAGGACTTTCAGGGTTTTGGTGAGAGGCTCATTTGGGAAGGATGGCCCATAGAGCCATTAGAGAGCagctctttctcctctcaggcCATGACTATGAAAAGAGGACTCTCTGGGACAATGGTCCGTGTATTCCTTGTCTGGCTCCAATACACAAGGAGGACATGCTgccctctctgcagcagcacagcagctctgacatTAGAGGACAGAGAGGTGCAGTTTTTGTAGATTTCACCCctggaaatgtaaaaatagtaTTAAAAGAAAAGTTGAGGTGATCCCACTCTTTTTGATTACTTTCACTTGTTCCAACAATTTTCTGACTTTGTCTGACATGATGTGACTGTTTCACCAAATCACACTTTCATGATTGGACCCAGAAACCTCAGAGATTTTTATAAGTCTTAATAAATATTTCAAGATTAACGTGGATTAAATGACTTGTCAGGACAGAGGTTTTCTGCAGTGGACGCCAGTAAACACCGGTCCTGGGGTGGGTGGTCCGGTCGTGGAGGCATCAGAAGAAGCATCCTCATTGTTCAGGCCTAGTCGACAAAGTCTGTGTTTGCCCTCTTCATTAGACATTCTAGTGTCAGCGAACGAGAATAAATAAAACGCGCGGAGGTCAAAGGGACCGAGCGGGTCGCTTCGgcgtttaaatgtgttttaacagttaCTTAAGGCTCTGGAGACGCTCTCTGCCACTTCCAAATGATGGAAATGAGCCTGGAAAGTTTGCAGAGCTGGCAATAATCCAAGTTGAAAGAGAAACGTCTTTGTCCTCGGGTGGTGTAAGAAAGCAAATCACTTCCTTTAAAGAAGCCGCGCAGCGCTTCATCTTCAAACCTCTGAGGAATCGATAAAAGAAAACTGTTCTGGGAAATTATTTCCTGTCCAAAAGCTATTTCATAACAAGGCTCTCTTTTCcaagttcagcttcagtgtACAGCAGACCGTGGGTCGCCTAATGGCACTGCCTTCCATTTAATCACGGCACATTTTGTATTTAAgcacaataaataaatccacCCTCAGATTTAAGGCTTTAGATCAACTTAGACTGTTTTAGGAATCAAAAAGACAACAAGCCTTTCCCAGTCAGAGCAGGCGCTTTCAAAGGATGGGATGGATCAACCTGTGGATTAACACACTGAGTGAGATTAGTGGAGTTGCAGTTTGGTAAAAACCAGCAGCACCACTCTGTCACCACACCCGACCCGCTGGATTTGACGCCTCAGTTACACAGGGCCGTTATTCAATTTTAAGAGCGACACCGCTGCTGTTAAAAGACACACGTTGGGAATAGAGGGCATTCATTTTATACAGGAAAAAGATTATGGACTGTTTACATACGGGAGTGACTCTCGACTTACAACTGCTTGAgacaaatacaaattaaaacCATGAATAGCCGattacaaaactgaaaaaacgaGCCAACGTGTCCCTTTGGAATAAAAAGGGGAGTAAATCAAAGTAATTAAATCAAAACAGTGGATTCTCTGTAAGTTGTACAACTTTAAGTCGGCGTCCAATTGTGAAGCGACTTGTTACGCTGCTTAAAGCATCTGTCGGGCAGCCAGGACTTAAAAGGCTCCAAATAAGATGATTTGGAAACATCAAGGCTTTCCCAGCGGTAATGATTACATTTGGACTCAAGATCCATGCAAGAATTTGTAGCCCAGTAAATCTCTTGACTCCCCTGCCCCCACCCCTCTTCAAAAGCCTTGTCATTCAAAGGGTTAGGATGTTTGACAATCCCAGCTTGTACTACTCCACCAATTAATTGGATACGTTGTCGGGATGTTCGTTTCTCTCATCTGCTTCTTAGAAAGACAAAGGATCGATGGGGGGCTGTTGACACCTCTGTGTCCGGGTGGagtataaatgaggagcctctGCAGAGGAGCAGCATTCACTCCCTCGCTGCACTTGGAGCAACAACTTGTTTTCTACAGAGACCTTCGAGATCTTCTTTTtccacactttaaaaaaaaaaaaacatctgacagaaTGCAGGTGCCGAACAGACCAGTCGGAGCTTATGGATACTCTGTGCGTAATTACGCACCAGCATCGCTGTACCCACAGTACCAGGGGAGCCAGTGCGCGTCGTCAACCAAGCCTCCCAGTGGAAAATCCTTCACTATCGATGCTCTGCTCGCTAAGCCCGAGGACACGACCACCGGCCGGACAAGTCCTACTCAAAGCGGAGTGAAATATCAGCCAACAACTCCAGTTCTGCCTCTCACCGGACACGTAGGCTTACCCATAGCACCAGCACCGTACGTCTACTCACCAAACATGCTGCACTCAGCTGTTCACGCACAGCCTGGATATTCGATCTACTGCTGCCCGCCTTTCACCTACCAGTCAACGTGTCGTGGAGCATTTTACGCACAAGGTAAACTGAGCTACTGTCCTTTCTTACTGGAACCAGCAAAGTAAAACAGATCTATGTGTCAGAAATCATTTTCACGTGACAGTGTGATTTAATGTGTCATCTCTGCTTCACAGCTTCAATGTCCAAAGTCAACGCAGGCCTGCACTCTTTCAAAACCAAAGGTGGGAAGTCGAAACGGATGCGCACCAGCTTCACCAGCGAGCAGCTGTCCCGACTGGAGAAGGAGTTTGCACGGCAGCAGTACATGGTCGGATCGGAGAGGTTCCTCCTGGCCTccgctctgcagctcacagaggCTCAGGTATGAAAACATTTACTGCATTTTAGGCATTTCAAGTGGATCTTCGGAGACATTGGCGTCCGTTTCATAAATACACCACAGTGTTTCTAATGtccatctctttttctgtctccaggTCAAAGTCTGGTTCCAGAACCGACGCATCAAGTGGCGCAAACAGagtctggagcagcagcaggccaAGCTGGCCAAACTGGGCCTGGCTGCTCCGCCGAAAAGCC includes:
- the noto gene encoding homeobox protein notochord, with the translated sequence MQVPNRPVGAYGYSVRNYAPASLYPQYQGSQCASSTKPPSGKSFTIDALLAKPEDTTTGRTSPTQSGVKYQPTTPVLPLTGHVGLPIAPAPYVYSPNMLHSAVHAQPGYSIYCCPPFTYQSTCRGAFYAQASMSKVNAGLHSFKTKGGKSKRMRTSFTSEQLSRLEKEFARQQYMVGSERFLLASALQLTEAQVKVWFQNRRIKWRKQSLEQQQAKLAKLGLAAPPKSPGSQGHGDEGDEDEEFSDSDVDIDVSDDSTDHC